The window AAACGGCATTGCTTGAGCTCGTGAATCAGATGGACGGAAAGCGAGACTTCAGTAAAGTACCCAATTTAATTTATCGCCAGAACGGGAAAATCACGGTCAATCAGCCGTTCTATTCCGAAAATATCAATCAGCTCACCGCACCAAACTATGACGGCTTCCCCCTCGATCTCTATCTGTCTCCCGAGCCGGTTCTGCCTGTGCAGTTTTCGCGCGGCTGTTACTACAAGGACTGTGCGTTCTGCGCGTTAACGCTCGACCATCAAAATTTCCGTCAACGTGATCCCGGAAAGACGGTGGACGATCTGGTCTGGTTAAAAGAACGATATGGCGCGCAATCGTTTTTCTTCACCGACGAATGTTTTGCCCTTTCGCCCACGAAACGGCTCTGCCAGCAGATGATCGATCGCCAGATCAATGTGAAGTGGACCTGCGAGCTGCGATTTGAGAAAAACCTGAGCCGTGAATTGCTGACGCAGATGCGCGATGCCGGTTGTTTGAAAATTGTCTTTGGCCTCGAATCGTTCAATCAGCGGGTCATGGACTTCATGAAGAAGGGCATCAAGCAGGAATGGGTGCGCCGTATTGTCGATGACTGTGTGGATCTCGGGATTGCCGTGCATTGTTACGTGATCGTCGGGTTCCCCACGGAGAAGGAAGAAGAAGCCCTCGAGACCATGAACTTCGTCGTGCAGAATACGAAGCTGCATGAATCGTATGGCTTCTCCTGTCAGCCCTGCCTCTTCGACTTGGAAAAGGAAGCCCCGATCATGAGTGATCCCAGTAGCTATGGTATCCGGCGGATCATGCGGCCGGCGACCGAGGATTTGAGTCTGGGCTTCTTCTATGAAGTGCAGGAAGGCATGACTCCGGCTCAGGCCGAACAACTCTATCAACAGGTCTACGAAAAAATCAGCGAAGTCGTCTGCGAATTGCCGTTTAACTATTCCATGGCCGACGGGTTACTGTATATCGCCAGGGAAAAGTCGCAGGCGGTGCAGGTTCCGCAACCAACCGGTTCCTAGCTGCTGCGCAATGATCCAAGCATGCGGCGAGTGCCCGCAGCGTGGCGGTGTGATCAGAGGGCGTTTACAACGTGTCGCACAGGGGGCTGGGGATGTCTGCTATCGCTGCTGGCGTCGAGCGGTCGACCGGACGAGTTGAAGACCAGGGGTTGCTGTTCGAATACACGATCAAACTGGTGTTGTTCGTCGGGTTTTTCGAACTCGTGCTGTACCGGCTGGTCTCCCGATTGGGCATGCATATCAGCAAGATCGCCGCTCAGCATGAGTGGATCGGTACGCTATTCACGTGGCTGACCTCGATCGGGTTCGCGCTCTTGAATGTGGTCGCCATCTTTGTGTTTCTTGCGCTGGTGGTCTTGCTCGTTAATAGAATTCGCGCGAGGGGGATTACCGGCTTCAATCTTGTGACCGTGCCAAGTGTGGCGCTCCTGCTGATTTTGACGGGTGCCTTTCTTGTTGTACAACCGGCTATGCTCGGCTCGATTGCCTACAATGTCGTGACGATCATTGCGCTCACGGCGCTGATGCTGGAGTATCTCTCGCAGCAGTCGGAGTGGCCCAAGCGCATCATGGGCCTGGTCTACTATTTCGGCATTTCGGGATGGCTCTACTATCAAATCTTTTCGACCACCTATGGCTGGATGGGCGTACTCGCGGCCCCGCCCTTGGTATATGAGGCCAATCGCCTCGGCGAGGCGCTGATGGTCCTTGCCAGCATCCTGGTCTTCTGGGCTTATGGGAGAGGGGTGTCCTTCCGCACGAGGAATAAACAGCAGCGGCGCCGTGCTATCTGGTTCGGAACGGTCTCCGCAGTGGTATTTTTCGGCCTCCTCTTCATGGATTACTTTCTAGGCCTCTACAATCCGACCCTGGCTCATTCCATCCGGAAGGCGGGCGAAGGGATCAGCTGGATCTTTCAAATGGGCATGGGCTATACCTTCTATCTTCCCTTTGCCTTTTATGTCGCCGGGTTGTTGTGCTGGTCGTATACGGTCATCAGGCTCGTGACAATGGGACGCGTGGCAGGCTATGGTCTAGCTCTGATGTTTATTGCCGGTTACGCGCTGCTGTTTTCCAGTTTGACCTTGATGGTGATTCTCGGGGTAATGTTATTGACGCTCGACCGTCCCAAGAGCACGGTGACGGAGCAGGCGACGGTGAGCAGGCCGCCGCTGGTCGGTACGCAGGAGTCCCTCGTTGGCGGGCAAATTTAACTGTGTGACTCACCCAGATTAGGATGCGTTGTTATGGACGAACAGACACAAACTAGCGGAGCAGAGCAGGGTAGTGCGGCGGTGGATCCTGGCGATCAACCCCTGAGCCCTGATGAGGAAATTGCAGAAATTGAAAAGTTGCTCGGCACGGAGCCGGATGATTTCCAGGCTCGATGCCGGCTGGGTGAATTGTATTTCAGTAAGGGCCGGCTTGACGATGCGCTGACCGAAGTGAAGAAGTCGATCGAGATGGCCGAAGGTCTGCGAACGGAGATGAACCGGTCGCTGGCGATGTACTACTCCAATCTTGGTACCATCTATGCCACCAAGGGGATGATCGATGAAGCCGAGGCGGAGTTCAAGCGTGCGCTGGAGGTGCATGCCTATGACGTCCTTGCCTTGTTTAACCTGGGCCGCGTGCAGGCGGACAGGCGGAAGTACATGGAGTCGAAGAACTACTATGAGCGGCTGGTGGAGATCACCCCGGATGATCCGATGGCGTGGTACAATCTCGCCGGGGTCTACGTAGAACTCGACAACCCCCAAGTGTCCGACTACAACACGATTGACATGGCTATCCAGTGTTACATGCGTGTGCTTGAGCTGGATCCGAAGCACCTGGAAGCGAGCTTCAAGCTGATGGAAATTGCGCTCAATCATCGCAAGACGGACCTGGCGATCAAGGTGATGGAGAGTGCGGTCGAGCATAGCCCGGATGAACCGCTCGCCTACTACAATCTGATCAGCGTGTACGATAAGTGTAAGATGTTTGAGCAGGCCGAACAGGCTCGTCAGCGTCTAAAAGAACGATTTGCAAAGAAGGCCAAAGAGGGAGCCGCATCCTGAACATGTGAGCAAAGGAGACACACCATGTTTGGCAGCCTAGGTTTTACAGAGTTGATCCTGATCCTGTTCATTGTGTTGATTATTTTCGGAGCAGGGAAGTTGCCGCAGCTTGGTGAGGGAATCGGCAAGGCGATCAAGGGATTCAAAAAGTCCGTCCACGAGGCGGACGCGATCGAAGCCGAAGCGCAAGCCCAAGCCCAGGCGCAGCAAGCTGAGCCGGTTCAAGCGCAGGCCATTGCGGCTCCGCCGCCCGCGCCCATGGCGACTCCAGTTGTGGAGCAACCGGTCGCCGCAACTCCTCCGGCTGCGCGCGCATAGAATCACTCGGTGCAACGGGCTCAGCATAGAACGGACGCAGATCGTTATGGAAACAGATGTTCAGTTAGCTCCCGGATATATCGAAACCTTTGCCGGCAACGGAAAGGCTAGGAGTACGGGGGACGGCAAACGCGCCGTGAAGGCCGGCATTCCCCTCCCGCACCACGTCGCTCTGGATCGGGAGGAACAGTGGCTGTACTTCGCCGAGTCGGGATCTGATCGCGTTCGCCGCGTCAGCCTGGCAGAAGGGACTGTTCATAACTTCGCGGGTATCGGCGAGACCTGCTACAGCGGAGACGAAGGCCCTTGCGGAGAAGCCGGTTTATATCTGCCCTTGGATGTTGCCTGCGATTCTCGTAACGATT is drawn from Nitrospira sp. and contains these coding sequences:
- a CDS encoding tetratricopeptide repeat protein, coding for MDEQTQTSGAEQGSAAVDPGDQPLSPDEEIAEIEKLLGTEPDDFQARCRLGELYFSKGRLDDALTEVKKSIEMAEGLRTEMNRSLAMYYSNLGTIYATKGMIDEAEAEFKRALEVHAYDVLALFNLGRVQADRRKYMESKNYYERLVEITPDDPMAWYNLAGVYVELDNPQVSDYNTIDMAIQCYMRVLELDPKHLEASFKLMEIALNHRKTDLAIKVMESAVEHSPDEPLAYYNLISVYDKCKMFEQAEQARQRLKERFAKKAKEGAAS
- a CDS encoding radical SAM protein, which gives rise to MKVSLLFPPTWHPSQPYLSLPSLTGFLTQAGIKNVSQRDLGIELLDKILTQGFAHNLYPQLVEKQRSLERERTGETGPGSAEQLARVIESLDRFPYLFERIELAKDTLRGEGFYDIEAYRNSLFLIDKWLEVLSSLYFPTRMTVVDNQFGDYSIYSSKDLMKVIRDEQQNPYIGLFSQHVLPSLLTDRPDLVGVSITATSQIIPGLTLCRLIKEHAPELHVTVGGSIFTRLVDNLRRCPWLFDLVDDFVVFEGETALLELVNQMDGKRDFSKVPNLIYRQNGKITVNQPFYSENINQLTAPNYDGFPLDLYLSPEPVLPVQFSRGCYYKDCAFCALTLDHQNFRQRDPGKTVDDLVWLKERYGAQSFFFTDECFALSPTKRLCQQMIDRQINVKWTCELRFEKNLSRELLTQMRDAGCLKIVFGLESFNQRVMDFMKKGIKQEWVRRIVDDCVDLGIAVHCYVIVGFPTEKEEEALETMNFVVQNTKLHESYGFSCQPCLFDLEKEAPIMSDPSSYGIRRIMRPATEDLSLGFFYEVQEGMTPAQAEQLYQQVYEKISEVVCELPFNYSMADGLLYIAREKSQAVQVPQPTGS
- the tatA gene encoding twin-arginine translocase TatA/TatE family subunit, giving the protein MFGSLGFTELILILFIVLIIFGAGKLPQLGEGIGKAIKGFKKSVHEADAIEAEAQAQAQAQQAEPVQAQAIAAPPPAPMATPVVEQPVAATPPAARA